Proteins encoded by one window of Anopheles maculipalpis chromosome 2RL, idAnoMacuDA_375_x, whole genome shotgun sequence:
- the LOC126557596 gene encoding heterogeneous nuclear ribonucleoprotein R isoform X3 yields MAEGNGEVVEEMANQKSGEGGDGERTQDYSKLLEYGLNVMVAGRLDAIYKTGKLAHSELDERALDALKEFHVEGALDVLDQFLDSNLEHVSNKSAFLCGVMKTYRQKIRATQQGQPAPAVTVQAKGPDEEKIKAILERTGYTLDVTTGQRKYGGPPPNWTGNTPGNGCEVFCGKIPKDMYEDELIPLFEKCGKIWDLRLMMDPMTGTNRGYAFVTFTSRDAASNAVRELNNYEIKPGNCLKINVSVPNLRLFVGNIPKSKGKEEILDEFGKLTAGLVEVIIYSSPDDKKKNRGFCFLEYESHKAASLAKRRLGTGRIKVWNCDIIVDWADPQEEPDEQTMSKVKVLYVRNLTQDTSEEKLKESFEQFGRVERVKKIKDYAFVHFEDRDNAVKAMKDLDGKEIGGSNIEVSLAKPPSDKKKKEEILRARERRMTQFLQTRIGLVNTVPSFPSMSPQHAGMMASAMPPMRVPSGPGGPRAPMRGGPMGGRGEYGGWSWTWNHGTWPNRWAPWQQQPPGGPTGSASGHRGGSGTSRGGGGPWAGSNSSQRAWHSARQTKYTSNR; encoded by the exons ATGGCCGAAGGTAATGGTGAGGTTGTAGAAGAGATGGCAAATCAAAAATCTGGCGAGGGTGGCGACGGCGAACGAACGCAGGACTACTCAAAGCTACTGGAATATGGATTAAACGTTATG GTTGCCGGTCGGTTGGACGCCATCTACAAAACGGGCAAGCTTGCCCACTCGGAACTAGATGAGAGGGCGCTGGATGCGCTAAAGGAATTCCACGTAGAAGGTGCCTTGGATGTACTGGACCAGTTCCTAGACTCTAACCTCGAACATGTTTCGAACAAATCGGCGTTCCTCTGCGGTGTCATGAAAACGTACAG ACAAAAAATTCGGGCCACACAACAAGGACAACCGGCACCTGCAGTCACAGTACAAGCGAAAGGGCCCGATGaggaaaaaattaaagcaattcTAGAGCGAACAGGATACACATTGGACGTCACCACAG GGCAACGCAAATACGGTGGACCACCTCCGAACTGGACGGGCAACACGCCCGGGAACGGTTGCGAAGTGTTCTGTGGCAAAATACCAAAAGATATGTACGAGGACGAGCTGATCCCGCTGTTCGAAAAATGCGGTAAAATCTGGGACCTTCGGCTAATGATGGACCCGATGACCGGCACCAACCGGGGTTATGCCTTCGTTACCTTCACCTCACGGGACGCGGCCTCGAACGCCGTACGAGAG CTCaataattatgaaataaaGCCTGgcaattgtttgaaaataaatgtaagCGTGCCGAATCTGCGCCTCTTTGTAGGCAACATACCTAAATCTAAAGGAAAAGAAGAGATTTTAGATGAATTTGGTAAACTAACAG CGGGACTTGTGGAGGTAATTATTTATAGCTCACCAGacgacaagaaaaagaacCGAGGTTTCTGCTTCCTCGAGTACGAATCACACAAGGCAGCCTCTTTGGCGAAGCGGCGACTAGGCACCGGACGAATAAAG gTATGGAATTGTGATATAATAGTAGACTGGGCCGATCCACAGGAGGAACCGGACGAACAAACGATGAGCAAGGTCAAAGTATTATACGTACGAAACCTAACACAAGAcacgagcgaagaaaaactgAAG GAAAGTTTCGAGCAGTTCGGTCGTGTGGAGCGAGTGAAGAAGATTAAAGACTACGCATTTGTTCACTTCGAGGATCGCGACAATGCCGTGAAAGCAATGAAGGATCTGGATGGCAAAGAGATCGGTGGATCTAACATAGAA GTATCGCTAGCGAAACCCCCGTccgacaaaaagaaaaaggaagaaatactACGAGCTCGCGAAAGGCGCATGACGCAGTTTCTGCAGACTAGAATAGGATTGGTGAA TACGGTTCCATCGTTTCCCAGTATGTCGCCGCAGCACGCCGGCATGATGGCCAGTGCGATGCCACCGATGCGAGTGCCTAGCGGACCGGGAGGTCCACGTGCTCCGATGCGGGGTGGCCCGATGGGCGGTCGGGGCGAGTACG GAGGATGGTCATGGACGTGGAACCATGGCACATGGCCGAATCGCTGGGCACCTTGGCAACAACAGCCACCAGGCGGCCCCACCGGGTCAGCCAGTGGGCACCGCGGGGGTTCAGGAACAAGTCGCGGGGGCGGTGGCCCATGGGCTGGGTCAAACTCGTCCCAGCGTGCTTGGCACTCTGCGCGTCAAACCAAATATACCAG CAATCGGTAA
- the LOC126557596 gene encoding heterogeneous nuclear ribonucleoprotein R isoform X2: MAEGNGEVVEEMANQKSGEGGDGERTQDYSKLLEYGLNVMVAGRLDAIYKTGKLAHSELDERALDALKEFHVEGALDVLDQFLDSNLEHVSNKSAFLCGVMKTYRQKIRATQQGQPAPAVTVQAKGPDEEKIKAILERTGYTLDVTTGQRKYGGPPPNWTGNTPGNGCEVFCGKIPKDMYEDELIPLFEKCGKIWDLRLMMDPMTGTNRGYAFVTFTSRDAASNAVRELNNYEIKPGNCLKINVSVPNLRLFVGNIPKSKGKEEILDEFGKLTAGLVEVIIYSSPDDKKKNRGFCFLEYESHKAASLAKRRLGTGRIKVWNCDIIVDWADPQEEPDEQTMSKVKVLYVRNLTQDTSEEKLKESFEQFGRVERVKKIKDYAFVHFEDRDNAVKAMKDLDGKEIGGSNIEVSLAKPPSDKKKKEEILRARERRMTQFLQTRIGLVNTVPSFPSMSPQHAGMMASAMPPMRVPSGPGGPRAPMRGGPMGGRGEYAIGKRKFEGGPHNQGDIKRRYGALANFGNNWGSQPLPQQPLGANGGEQWYTDTYSAWS; this comes from the exons ATGGCCGAAGGTAATGGTGAGGTTGTAGAAGAGATGGCAAATCAAAAATCTGGCGAGGGTGGCGACGGCGAACGAACGCAGGACTACTCAAAGCTACTGGAATATGGATTAAACGTTATG GTTGCCGGTCGGTTGGACGCCATCTACAAAACGGGCAAGCTTGCCCACTCGGAACTAGATGAGAGGGCGCTGGATGCGCTAAAGGAATTCCACGTAGAAGGTGCCTTGGATGTACTGGACCAGTTCCTAGACTCTAACCTCGAACATGTTTCGAACAAATCGGCGTTCCTCTGCGGTGTCATGAAAACGTACAG ACAAAAAATTCGGGCCACACAACAAGGACAACCGGCACCTGCAGTCACAGTACAAGCGAAAGGGCCCGATGaggaaaaaattaaagcaattcTAGAGCGAACAGGATACACATTGGACGTCACCACAG GGCAACGCAAATACGGTGGACCACCTCCGAACTGGACGGGCAACACGCCCGGGAACGGTTGCGAAGTGTTCTGTGGCAAAATACCAAAAGATATGTACGAGGACGAGCTGATCCCGCTGTTCGAAAAATGCGGTAAAATCTGGGACCTTCGGCTAATGATGGACCCGATGACCGGCACCAACCGGGGTTATGCCTTCGTTACCTTCACCTCACGGGACGCGGCCTCGAACGCCGTACGAGAG CTCaataattatgaaataaaGCCTGgcaattgtttgaaaataaatgtaagCGTGCCGAATCTGCGCCTCTTTGTAGGCAACATACCTAAATCTAAAGGAAAAGAAGAGATTTTAGATGAATTTGGTAAACTAACAG CGGGACTTGTGGAGGTAATTATTTATAGCTCACCAGacgacaagaaaaagaacCGAGGTTTCTGCTTCCTCGAGTACGAATCACACAAGGCAGCCTCTTTGGCGAAGCGGCGACTAGGCACCGGACGAATAAAG gTATGGAATTGTGATATAATAGTAGACTGGGCCGATCCACAGGAGGAACCGGACGAACAAACGATGAGCAAGGTCAAAGTATTATACGTACGAAACCTAACACAAGAcacgagcgaagaaaaactgAAG GAAAGTTTCGAGCAGTTCGGTCGTGTGGAGCGAGTGAAGAAGATTAAAGACTACGCATTTGTTCACTTCGAGGATCGCGACAATGCCGTGAAAGCAATGAAGGATCTGGATGGCAAAGAGATCGGTGGATCTAACATAGAA GTATCGCTAGCGAAACCCCCGTccgacaaaaagaaaaaggaagaaatactACGAGCTCGCGAAAGGCGCATGACGCAGTTTCTGCAGACTAGAATAGGATTGGTGAA TACGGTTCCATCGTTTCCCAGTATGTCGCCGCAGCACGCCGGCATGATGGCCAGTGCGATGCCACCGATGCGAGTGCCTAGCGGACCGGGAGGTCCACGTGCTCCGATGCGGGGTGGCCCGATGGGCGGTCGGGGCGAGTACG CAATCGGTAAGCGCAAATTCGAAGGAGGTCCTCACAATCAAGGGGACATAAAACGACGCTATGGAGCATTAGCAAATTTTGGTAATAACTGGGGCAGCCAACCATTGCCCCAGCAGCCACTAGGGGCAAACGGTGGAGAACAGTGGTACACCGACACCTACTCGGCGTGGagctaa
- the LOC126557596 gene encoding heterogeneous nuclear ribonucleoprotein R isoform X1, with amino-acid sequence MAEGNGEVVEEMANQKSGEGGDGERTQDYSKLLEYGLNVMVAGRLDAIYKTGKLAHSELDERALDALKEFHVEGALDVLDQFLDSNLEHVSNKSAFLCGVMKTYRQKIRATQQGQPAPAVTVQAKGPDEEKIKAILERTGYTLDVTTGQRKYGGPPPNWTGNTPGNGCEVFCGKIPKDMYEDELIPLFEKCGKIWDLRLMMDPMTGTNRGYAFVTFTSRDAASNAVRELNDYEIRNGKKIGVTISFNNHRLFVGNIPKNRDRDELLEEFAKHAPGLVEVIIYSSPDDKKKNRGFCFLEYESHKAASLAKRRLGTGRIKVWNCDIIVDWADPQEEPDEQTMSKVKVLYVRNLTQDTSEEKLKESFEQFGRVERVKKIKDYAFVHFEDRDNAVKAMKDLDGKEIGGSNIEVSLAKPPSDKKKKEEILRARERRMTQFLQTRIGLVNTVPSFPSMSPQHAGMMASAMPPMRVPSGPGGPRAPMRGGPMGGRGEYGGWSWTWNHGTWPNRWAPWQQQPPGGPTGSASGHRGGSGTSRGGGGPWAGSNSSQRAWHSARQTKYTSNR; translated from the exons ATGGCCGAAGGTAATGGTGAGGTTGTAGAAGAGATGGCAAATCAAAAATCTGGCGAGGGTGGCGACGGCGAACGAACGCAGGACTACTCAAAGCTACTGGAATATGGATTAAACGTTATG GTTGCCGGTCGGTTGGACGCCATCTACAAAACGGGCAAGCTTGCCCACTCGGAACTAGATGAGAGGGCGCTGGATGCGCTAAAGGAATTCCACGTAGAAGGTGCCTTGGATGTACTGGACCAGTTCCTAGACTCTAACCTCGAACATGTTTCGAACAAATCGGCGTTCCTCTGCGGTGTCATGAAAACGTACAG ACAAAAAATTCGGGCCACACAACAAGGACAACCGGCACCTGCAGTCACAGTACAAGCGAAAGGGCCCGATGaggaaaaaattaaagcaattcTAGAGCGAACAGGATACACATTGGACGTCACCACAG GGCAACGCAAATACGGTGGACCACCTCCGAACTGGACGGGCAACACGCCCGGGAACGGTTGCGAAGTGTTCTGTGGCAAAATACCAAAAGATATGTACGAGGACGAGCTGATCCCGCTGTTCGAAAAATGCGGTAAAATCTGGGACCTTCGGCTAATGATGGACCCGATGACCGGCACCAACCGGGGTTATGCCTTCGTTACCTTCACCTCACGGGACGCGGCCTCGAACGCCGTACGAGAG CTGAATGATTATGAAATTCGGAATGGCAAAAAGATTGGTGTAACGATATCGTTTAACAATCACCGACTGTTTGTCGGCAATATTCCTAAGAATAGAGATCGCGATGAGTTGTTAGAGGAATTTGCGAAACATGCAC CGGGACTTGTGGAGGTAATTATTTATAGCTCACCAGacgacaagaaaaagaacCGAGGTTTCTGCTTCCTCGAGTACGAATCACACAAGGCAGCCTCTTTGGCGAAGCGGCGACTAGGCACCGGACGAATAAAG gTATGGAATTGTGATATAATAGTAGACTGGGCCGATCCACAGGAGGAACCGGACGAACAAACGATGAGCAAGGTCAAAGTATTATACGTACGAAACCTAACACAAGAcacgagcgaagaaaaactgAAG GAAAGTTTCGAGCAGTTCGGTCGTGTGGAGCGAGTGAAGAAGATTAAAGACTACGCATTTGTTCACTTCGAGGATCGCGACAATGCCGTGAAAGCAATGAAGGATCTGGATGGCAAAGAGATCGGTGGATCTAACATAGAA GTATCGCTAGCGAAACCCCCGTccgacaaaaagaaaaaggaagaaatactACGAGCTCGCGAAAGGCGCATGACGCAGTTTCTGCAGACTAGAATAGGATTGGTGAA TACGGTTCCATCGTTTCCCAGTATGTCGCCGCAGCACGCCGGCATGATGGCCAGTGCGATGCCACCGATGCGAGTGCCTAGCGGACCGGGAGGTCCACGTGCTCCGATGCGGGGTGGCCCGATGGGCGGTCGGGGCGAGTACG GAGGATGGTCATGGACGTGGAACCATGGCACATGGCCGAATCGCTGGGCACCTTGGCAACAACAGCCACCAGGCGGCCCCACCGGGTCAGCCAGTGGGCACCGCGGGGGTTCAGGAACAAGTCGCGGGGGCGGTGGCCCATGGGCTGGGTCAAACTCGTCCCAGCGTGCTTGGCACTCTGCGCGTCAAACCAAATATACCAG CAATCGGTAA